The following coding sequences are from one Loxodonta africana isolate mLoxAfr1 chromosome 18, mLoxAfr1.hap2, whole genome shotgun sequence window:
- the CNP gene encoding 2',3'-cyclic-nucleotide 3'-phosphodiesterase isoform X1 — MNRGFSRKSHTFLPKIFRKMSSSGAKDKPELQFPFLTDEETVATLQECKTLFILRGLPGSGKSTLARVIRDKYRDGTKVLSADAYKITPGSRGAFSEEYKQLDEDLAAYCRRDIRVLVLDDTHHERERLEQLFEVADQYQYQVVLVEPKTAWRLDCAQLKEKNQWHLSADDLKKLKPGLEKDFLPLYFGWFLSKKSSESLHKAGQTFLEELGNHKAFKKELRHFVSGDEPREKIELVTYFGKRPPGMLHCTTKFCDYGKAAGADEYAQQDVVKKSYCKAFTLTISALFVTPKTAGARVELSERELLLWPNDVDKLSPSDTLPRGSRAHITLGCASDVEAVQTGIDLLEIVRQEKAGNHGEEVGELHRGKLYSLGNGRWMLSLAKKMEVRAIFTGYYGKGRLVPTHSSRKGGALQSCAIA; from the exons AACAGAGGTTTCTCCCGAAAGAGCCACACATTCTTGCCTAAGATCTTCCGCAAAATGTCATCCTCAGGGGCCAAGGACAAGCCTGAGCTGCAGTTTCCTTTTCTAACGGATGAGGAGACGGTGGCCACGCTGCAAGAGTGCAAGACGCTCTTCATCTTGCGTGGCCTGCCAGGGAGCGGCAAGTCCACGCTGGCACGTGTCATCAGGGACAAGTACCGTGATGGCACCAAGGTGCTGTCTGCCGATGCCTACAAGATTACCCCTGGTAGTCGAGGAGCCTTCTCTGAGGAGTACAAGCAGCTGGATGAGGACCTGGCTGCCTACTGCCGCCGGGACATCAGAGTGCTTGTGCTGGATGACACCCACCATGAGCGGGAGCGGCTGGAGCAGCTCTTTGAAGTGGCtgaccagtaccagtaccaggtggtGTTGGTGGAGCCCAAGACAGCGTGGCGGCTGGACTGTGCCCAGCTCAAGGAGAAGAACCAGTGGCACCTGTCAGCTGATGACCTGAAGAAGCTGAAGCCTGGGCTGGAGAAGGACTTCCTGCCACTCTACTTTGGCTGGTTCCTGTCCAAGAAGAGTTCAGAGAGCCTCCACAAGGCTGGCCAGACCTTCCTGGAGGAGCTGGGGAACCACAAGGCTTTCAAGAAGGAGCTTCGACACT TTGTCTCTGGGGATGAGCCCAGGGAGAAGATTGAACTGGTCACCTACTTTGGGAAGAGACCCCCGGGCATGCTGCACTGTACAACCAAGTTCTGCGACTACGGGAAGGCCGCTGGGGCAGACGAATACGCCCAGCAGGAT GTCGTGAAGAAATCATACTGCAAGGCTTTCACGCTGACCATCTCTGCCCTCTTTGTGACACCCAAGACGGCTGGGGCCCGGGTGGAATTGAGCGAGCGGGAGCTGCTGTTGTGGCCAAATGACGTGGACAAGCTGTCACCCTCTGACACCTTGCCTCGGGGAAGCCGCGCGCACATCACCCTAGGCTGTGCGAGTGACGTGGAGGCCGTGCAGACAGGCATTGACCTCCTCGAGATTGTGCGGCAGGAGAAGGCGGGCAACCATGGCGAGGAGGTGGGTGAGCTCCACCGGGGCAAGCTCTACTCCTTGGGCAATGGGCGCTGGATGCTGAGCCTGGCCAAGAAGATGGAGGTCAGGGCCATCTTCACGGGGTACTACGGGAAGGGCAGACTTGTGCCCACACACAGCAGCCGGAAGGGGGGCGCCCTGCAGTCCTGCGCCATCGCCTGA
- the CNP gene encoding 2',3'-cyclic-nucleotide 3'-phosphodiesterase isoform X2 — MSSSGAKDKPELQFPFLTDEETVATLQECKTLFILRGLPGSGKSTLARVIRDKYRDGTKVLSADAYKITPGSRGAFSEEYKQLDEDLAAYCRRDIRVLVLDDTHHERERLEQLFEVADQYQYQVVLVEPKTAWRLDCAQLKEKNQWHLSADDLKKLKPGLEKDFLPLYFGWFLSKKSSESLHKAGQTFLEELGNHKAFKKELRHFVSGDEPREKIELVTYFGKRPPGMLHCTTKFCDYGKAAGADEYAQQDVVKKSYCKAFTLTISALFVTPKTAGARVELSERELLLWPNDVDKLSPSDTLPRGSRAHITLGCASDVEAVQTGIDLLEIVRQEKAGNHGEEVGELHRGKLYSLGNGRWMLSLAKKMEVRAIFTGYYGKGRLVPTHSSRKGGALQSCAIA, encoded by the exons ATGTCATCCTCAGGGGCCAAGGACAAGCCTGAGCTGCAGTTTCCTTTTCTAACGGATGAGGAGACGGTGGCCACGCTGCAAGAGTGCAAGACGCTCTTCATCTTGCGTGGCCTGCCAGGGAGCGGCAAGTCCACGCTGGCACGTGTCATCAGGGACAAGTACCGTGATGGCACCAAGGTGCTGTCTGCCGATGCCTACAAGATTACCCCTGGTAGTCGAGGAGCCTTCTCTGAGGAGTACAAGCAGCTGGATGAGGACCTGGCTGCCTACTGCCGCCGGGACATCAGAGTGCTTGTGCTGGATGACACCCACCATGAGCGGGAGCGGCTGGAGCAGCTCTTTGAAGTGGCtgaccagtaccagtaccaggtggtGTTGGTGGAGCCCAAGACAGCGTGGCGGCTGGACTGTGCCCAGCTCAAGGAGAAGAACCAGTGGCACCTGTCAGCTGATGACCTGAAGAAGCTGAAGCCTGGGCTGGAGAAGGACTTCCTGCCACTCTACTTTGGCTGGTTCCTGTCCAAGAAGAGTTCAGAGAGCCTCCACAAGGCTGGCCAGACCTTCCTGGAGGAGCTGGGGAACCACAAGGCTTTCAAGAAGGAGCTTCGACACT TTGTCTCTGGGGATGAGCCCAGGGAGAAGATTGAACTGGTCACCTACTTTGGGAAGAGACCCCCGGGCATGCTGCACTGTACAACCAAGTTCTGCGACTACGGGAAGGCCGCTGGGGCAGACGAATACGCCCAGCAGGAT GTCGTGAAGAAATCATACTGCAAGGCTTTCACGCTGACCATCTCTGCCCTCTTTGTGACACCCAAGACGGCTGGGGCCCGGGTGGAATTGAGCGAGCGGGAGCTGCTGTTGTGGCCAAATGACGTGGACAAGCTGTCACCCTCTGACACCTTGCCTCGGGGAAGCCGCGCGCACATCACCCTAGGCTGTGCGAGTGACGTGGAGGCCGTGCAGACAGGCATTGACCTCCTCGAGATTGTGCGGCAGGAGAAGGCGGGCAACCATGGCGAGGAGGTGGGTGAGCTCCACCGGGGCAAGCTCTACTCCTTGGGCAATGGGCGCTGGATGCTGAGCCTGGCCAAGAAGATGGAGGTCAGGGCCATCTTCACGGGGTACTACGGGAAGGGCAGACTTGTGCCCACACACAGCAGCCGGAAGGGGGGCGCCCTGCAGTCCTGCGCCATCGCCTGA